The proteins below are encoded in one region of Microbispora sp. NBC_01189:
- a CDS encoding NAD(P)H-quinone oxidoreductase, which produces MRAMVISEPGGPEVLDWREVPDPRPGPGEVVIEVAASAVNRADLLQRRGLYPPPPGASEIPGLECSGVIAEVGGNVPHLAPGDRVCALLAGGGYAERVAVPWQQVMPVPEGLPLDEAAALPEVACTVWSNVFMTARLRKGETLLVHGGASGIGTMAIQLAKAYGSRVLVTAGSAEKIERCRALGADEAVNYHEEDFAERFEGRADVILDIIGAKYLAGNLRALATGGRLAVIGMQGGARGELDLGALLAKRAAIHATGLRHRPVDDKGVICRGVTESVWPLVTAGAVRPVVHERIPLDQAARAHRVLEEGAHVGKLLLVR; this is translated from the coding sequence ATGCGCGCGATGGTGATTTCGGAACCCGGCGGACCCGAGGTTCTGGACTGGCGGGAAGTGCCCGATCCGCGTCCCGGCCCAGGTGAGGTGGTCATCGAGGTCGCCGCCTCGGCCGTCAACCGGGCCGACCTCCTCCAGCGCCGCGGCCTCTACCCGCCGCCGCCCGGCGCCTCGGAGATCCCCGGCCTGGAGTGCTCGGGGGTGATCGCCGAGGTCGGCGGGAACGTTCCCCATCTCGCGCCCGGCGACCGGGTCTGCGCCCTGCTCGCGGGCGGCGGGTACGCGGAGCGGGTGGCCGTCCCGTGGCAGCAGGTCATGCCGGTGCCCGAAGGGCTCCCGCTCGACGAGGCGGCCGCGTTGCCCGAGGTCGCCTGCACGGTGTGGTCGAACGTCTTCATGACCGCCCGCCTGCGGAAGGGCGAGACCCTGCTCGTCCACGGCGGCGCGAGCGGCATCGGCACGATGGCGATCCAGCTCGCCAAGGCGTACGGCTCCCGGGTGCTGGTGACGGCGGGCTCCGCCGAGAAGATCGAACGGTGCCGGGCCCTCGGCGCGGACGAGGCGGTGAACTACCACGAGGAGGACTTCGCCGAGCGCTTCGAGGGCCGGGCCGACGTCATCCTCGACATCATCGGCGCGAAATACCTGGCCGGCAACCTCCGGGCCCTCGCCACCGGCGGCAGGCTGGCGGTCATCGGCATGCAGGGCGGCGCCAGGGGCGAGCTCGACCTCGGGGCGCTGCTCGCCAAGCGGGCGGCGATCCACGCGACCGGGCTGCGCCACCGCCCGGTGGACGACAAGGGCGTGATCTGCCGGGGGGTCACGGAGAGCGTCTGGCCGCTGGTCACCGCCGGGGCCGTACGGCCCGTGGTGCACGAGCGGATTCCGCTCGACCAGGCCGCGCGGGCGCACCGGGTGCTCGAAGAGGGTGCCCACGTCGGAAAGCTGCTGCTGGTCAGGTGA
- a CDS encoding endo-1,4-beta-xylanase — MVRSALSIGVLSATVLLGGVALTSSASAEPGAAAAPPKAVRYPADSLRALGDKVGLRFGTAVNMDELGSNTDYTRITAEQFSSVTPENVMKWQLVEPTRGTYDWAAADRLVAFAKANKQLVRGHTLVWHSQLPTWLSSDGYTTTLSNNELKALLKKHVQDQAKHFKGDIWQWDVVNEAFDDDGKPRQTVWYKAWGGLGYIADAFRWAHEADPKALLFYNDYNLEFTGPKSNAVYDFVKTLKAQRVPIDGVGFQGHLDTQYGFPDLQNNLQRFADLGLKVAETEVDVRTFTQAAPNVNTPTSPLASYAQESYWSRALKACLAVRECISFTPWGFGDTYSWIPGWFNNPQEGAALLYDADLKPKSQYYVIQQDLALAAGAPRRTGPGAGH; from the coding sequence GTGGTTCGTTCCGCACTGTCCATCGGCGTCCTGAGCGCCACGGTCCTGCTGGGCGGGGTGGCTCTCACCAGCTCGGCCTCGGCCGAGCCGGGCGCCGCCGCCGCTCCGCCCAAGGCCGTCCGCTACCCGGCGGACTCGCTGCGCGCCCTCGGCGACAAGGTCGGTCTGCGCTTCGGCACCGCCGTGAACATGGACGAGCTCGGCAGCAACACCGACTACACCCGGATCACGGCCGAGCAGTTCTCCAGCGTCACCCCCGAGAACGTGATGAAGTGGCAGCTGGTGGAGCCCACCCGCGGCACCTACGACTGGGCTGCGGCCGACCGGCTGGTCGCCTTCGCGAAGGCCAACAAGCAGCTGGTCCGCGGCCACACGCTGGTGTGGCACAGCCAGCTGCCCACCTGGCTCTCCTCGGACGGCTACACCACCACCCTGTCCAACAACGAGCTGAAGGCCCTGCTCAAGAAGCACGTCCAGGACCAGGCGAAGCACTTCAAGGGCGACATCTGGCAGTGGGACGTCGTCAACGAGGCGTTCGACGACGACGGGAAGCCCCGCCAGACCGTCTGGTACAAGGCGTGGGGCGGCCTCGGCTACATCGCCGACGCCTTCCGCTGGGCACATGAGGCCGACCCCAAGGCCCTGCTGTTCTACAACGACTACAACCTCGAGTTCACCGGGCCGAAGAGCAACGCGGTGTACGACTTCGTCAAGACCCTGAAGGCCCAGCGCGTACCCATCGACGGCGTCGGCTTCCAGGGCCACCTCGACACGCAGTACGGCTTCCCGGACCTGCAGAACAACCTGCAGCGCTTCGCGGACCTCGGCCTGAAGGTGGCCGAGACCGAGGTGGACGTCCGCACGTTCACGCAGGCCGCGCCGAACGTGAACACCCCGACCAGCCCGCTGGCCTCGTACGCCCAGGAGAGCTACTGGTCCCGCGCCCTCAAGGCCTGCCTGGCGGTGCGCGAGTGCATCTCGTTCACCCCGTGGGGCTTCGGCGACACGTACTCCTGGATCCCGGGCTGGTTCAACAACCCGCAGGAGGGCGCCGCGCTGCTGTACGACGCGGACCTGAAGCCCAAGTCGCAGTACTACGTGATCCAGCAGGACCTGGCACTCGCCGCCGGCGCCCCGCGCCGGACCGGCCCCGGCGCCGGTCACTGA
- a CDS encoding substrate-binding domain-containing protein, which yields MFATLDEPAIGAMEATREKGLRVPEDLAVVGFGDIHAASCTTPAFTTVRVPAADQALALARLLLSRLDGRHTSSVVLPARLVVRAAT from the coding sequence GTGTTCGCCACCTTGGACGAGCCGGCGATCGGCGCGATGGAAGCGACGCGTGAGAAGGGGCTGCGGGTGCCGGAAGACCTGGCGGTCGTCGGCTTCGGCGACATCCACGCCGCCTCCTGCACGACCCCGGCGTTCACCACCGTCCGGGTGCCCGCCGCGGACCAGGCCCTGGCCCTGGCGCGACTGCTCCTGTCCCGCCTCGACGGCCGCCACACCAGCTCCGTCGTCCTCCCCGCGCGCCTGGTGGTCCGCGCCGCGACCTGA
- a CDS encoding HAD family hydrolase, giving the protein MTCPRLIATDLDGTALRTDGTISSRTAAAFARVEKSGGTLVFVTGRPPRWMHGVAGTVGHCGLAICANGALVYDLHTERIVESHLIAPDILEECVARLRRDVPGLTFSVEYEGDFAHEEAYALGGWDSREVSCGREVGTAALTSLPCAKLLAHHPAMDPDELVRVALEVVGDIVTPTHSSGRALLEISAYGVTKATALATLAEERGIKPAEVVAFGDMPNDLPMLTWAGTSYAVANAHPDVLAAVDHVTAANNDDGVAVVLEAFF; this is encoded by the coding sequence ATGACCTGCCCCCGCCTCATCGCCACGGATCTCGACGGCACCGCGCTGCGTACCGACGGAACGATCTCATCGCGTACGGCCGCCGCCTTCGCCCGGGTGGAGAAGTCCGGCGGCACCCTCGTCTTCGTCACCGGGCGGCCACCCCGGTGGATGCACGGCGTCGCGGGAACCGTCGGGCACTGCGGACTCGCGATCTGCGCGAACGGCGCACTCGTGTACGACCTGCACACCGAGAGGATCGTCGAGTCGCACCTGATCGCCCCGGACATCCTGGAGGAGTGCGTCGCCCGCCTCCGGCGGGACGTGCCGGGCCTGACGTTCTCGGTCGAGTACGAGGGCGACTTCGCGCACGAGGAGGCGTACGCGCTCGGCGGCTGGGACTCCCGGGAGGTGTCGTGCGGACGTGAGGTGGGGACCGCCGCGCTGACCTCCCTGCCGTGCGCCAAGCTGCTCGCCCATCATCCCGCGATGGACCCCGACGAGCTGGTCCGTGTGGCCCTGGAGGTCGTGGGCGACATCGTGACCCCGACGCACTCCAGCGGCCGGGCGCTGCTGGAGATCAGCGCGTACGGCGTGACGAAGGCGACGGCGCTGGCCACGCTGGCGGAGGAGCGGGGGATCAAGCCGGCGGAGGTGGTCGCCTTCGGCGACATGCCGAACGACCTGCCGATGCTGACCTGGGCCGGCACGTCGTACGCGGTGGCGAACGCCCACCCGGACGTGCTGGCCGCCGTCGATCACGTGACGGCGGCCAACAACGACGACGGCGTCGCGGTGGTGCTGGAGGCCTTCTTCTGA
- a CDS encoding SDR family NAD(P)-dependent oxidoreductase: MKVALVTGAGRGIGREIARQLAGRGMTVIAGVRDESHAPEGTRPVLLDVTDDAMVGNAAKLVGEEFGRLDVLVNNAAVCGDYGVSPADATADHMRATYEVGVFGVVTVTRAMIPLLRAAGEARIVNMTTQLASLTLTQAKDDFNVGWAMLAYNSAKSALNALTVLYANELAGAGILVNAVDPGHCATDLTGHTGTRTAAEGAAVAVRMATLPPGGPTGTFSSEEGPIPW; the protein is encoded by the coding sequence ATGAAAGTCGCACTGGTCACGGGAGCGGGACGCGGAATTGGCAGGGAGATCGCGCGGCAGCTCGCCGGGCGCGGCATGACGGTGATCGCCGGGGTACGCGACGAGAGCCACGCCCCCGAAGGCACCCGTCCCGTGCTGCTCGACGTCACCGACGACGCGATGGTCGGGAACGCGGCCAAGCTCGTGGGAGAGGAGTTCGGGCGGCTCGACGTGCTGGTCAACAACGCCGCGGTCTGCGGCGACTACGGCGTCAGCCCGGCGGACGCGACGGCGGACCACATGCGCGCCACCTACGAGGTGGGCGTGTTCGGGGTGGTCACCGTCACCCGCGCGATGATCCCGCTGCTGCGGGCGGCCGGCGAGGCCAGGATCGTCAACATGACCACCCAGCTGGCCTCCCTCACCCTCACCCAGGCGAAGGACGACTTCAACGTGGGGTGGGCCATGCTGGCCTACAACTCGGCGAAGAGCGCGCTCAACGCGCTCACCGTGCTCTACGCGAACGAGCTGGCCGGGGCTGGCATCCTCGTCAACGCGGTGGACCCGGGCCACTGCGCCACTGACCTGACCGGCCACACCGGCACCCGTACGGCGGCCGAGGGCGCGGCGGTGGCCGTGCGGATGGCGACCCTTCCGCCCGGCGGCCCGACCGGCACGTTCAGCTCGGAGGAGGGCCCGATCCCCTGGTAG
- a CDS encoding bacterial proteasome activator family protein, with amino-acid sequence MNADESTPQIVVVGPQGLSVSGGDGEGEHEERSVADLVEQPAKVMRIGSMIRQLLEEVRAAPLDDASRKRLKDIHQSSIKELEEGLAPELVEELERLSLPFSDDSPTPPSDAELRVAHAQLVGWLEGLFHGIQTTLFAQQMAARAQLEQMRRALPGGLTQAADEQGHRAGGPYL; translated from the coding sequence ATGAACGCAGACGAGAGCACGCCGCAGATCGTGGTCGTGGGCCCGCAGGGCCTGTCGGTCTCCGGCGGCGACGGTGAGGGCGAGCACGAGGAGCGATCCGTCGCCGACCTGGTGGAGCAGCCCGCCAAGGTGATGCGGATCGGCAGCATGATCCGCCAGCTTCTGGAGGAGGTGCGCGCCGCTCCCCTCGACGACGCCAGCCGCAAGCGGCTCAAGGACATCCACCAGAGCTCGATCAAGGAGCTGGAGGAGGGTCTGGCCCCCGAGCTCGTGGAGGAGCTGGAACGGCTGTCGCTGCCGTTCAGCGACGACAGCCCCACCCCGCCCAGCGACGCCGAGCTGAGGGTCGCGCACGCCCAGCTCGTCGGCTGGCTGGAGGGCCTGTTCCACGGCATCCAGACCACGTTGTTCGCGCAGCAGATGGCCGCGCGGGCCCAGCTCGAACAGATGCGCCGCGCCCTCCCCGGCGGCCTGACCCAGGCCGCGGACGAGCAGGGTCACCGCGCCGGCGGCCCGTACCTGTAA
- a CDS encoding AAA family ATPase, whose translation MARHDREDPHSLEDQLAWLDAIKEMPDEVEIAVSAVTSATLASPPASPAAEPEPASPYPADPWSLVPAEPASGGLFRATTESAYGAPVQEDAEAREASSTGPVRGSGFAGSAAYGAGDQGDSAATSAYDYGYGTDSGYGTGSGYSTDSGYGETAFVTPPEPVRPERSDESPAGSEEREESRSVESSTGPVRFSSFGSTTSETESGESYGSFGAPTAAFGTPLGTSTGPVSAPSFGSAAGSAADAPTPESPAASRDDEDDDHSEGALGRGAFSSPVDTDSYNIGAFSDTETRERHTPDLPSASEEPLRGWLEPAVPVEVVRQEDVAVAEPEESPKESPAPPEASSSFARSERVDDRFTGSLRSERTDDRFTGSLRSERTDDRFTGSLRDDLAAEERKPYEPGPAAVPTPEQAAAPEPAVAPDPAPERERPAASAYPPASARPAAPPRSTAEAAPVIPDGPVAPAVPERDAFAEREAYQSPRRPAPPVSAFSSPARATGPRTAGSKPNADSLDPVVLLRGRRNAPAAGWRRLVYKASAGLIKPGEAPEVRRRRELVQRARTPVATGHHRVAVLSLKGGVGKTTTTVGLGATLAQVRGDRVIAVDANPDRGTLSDKVELETSATVRDLLNERAQIKRYVDIRAFTSQTTSRLEILASDRDPSVSEAFSAKDYHSVAQVLENFYSICITDCGTGLLHSAMSGVLGMADQIVLVSSPSVDGARAASATLDWLEAHHYGDLVRSATVVLCSVRPRSKSTVDLDKLEAHFAARCRTVVRVPYDPHLEEGAEIDLDRLQQATQDAYLRLAASVGDGFAGPQALAERKFSEIPDHL comes from the coding sequence GTGGCGAGACATGATCGTGAGGATCCCCATTCTCTGGAGGACCAGCTCGCGTGGCTGGACGCGATCAAGGAGATGCCCGACGAGGTCGAGATAGCGGTGAGCGCGGTCACGTCCGCGACCCTCGCCTCTCCACCAGCCTCGCCCGCCGCCGAGCCCGAGCCCGCCTCGCCGTACCCCGCCGACCCCTGGAGCCTCGTCCCGGCCGAGCCCGCGTCCGGCGGGCTGTTCCGCGCCACGACCGAGTCGGCGTACGGCGCCCCGGTCCAGGAGGACGCCGAGGCCCGGGAGGCGTCGTCCACCGGCCCGGTCCGCGGGTCCGGCTTCGCCGGCTCCGCCGCGTACGGCGCCGGTGACCAGGGCGACAGCGCCGCGACCTCCGCGTACGACTACGGCTACGGCACCGATTCGGGATATGGAACCGGCTCGGGATACAGCACCGACTCGGGATATGGCGAGACGGCCTTCGTCACGCCGCCGGAACCCGTCAGGCCGGAACGCTCCGACGAATCCCCGGCCGGAAGTGAGGAGCGGGAGGAAAGCCGGTCGGTGGAGTCCTCCACCGGGCCGGTTCGGTTCTCCTCGTTCGGGAGCACGACGTCCGAGACGGAGAGCGGGGAGTCGTACGGTTCCTTCGGGGCGCCGACGGCCGCGTTCGGCACGCCTCTGGGAACGTCGACCGGGCCCGTCAGCGCTCCGTCGTTCGGCAGCGCGGCGGGCTCCGCGGCCGACGCGCCGACGCCGGAGTCTCCCGCCGCGAGCCGGGACGACGAGGACGACGACCACTCTGAAGGCGCCTTAGGGCGTGGCGCGTTCTCGTCGCCCGTGGACACTGATTCCTACAACATTGGGGCGTTCTCCGACACCGAGACCCGCGAGCGTCACACGCCGGACCTCCCGTCCGCGTCGGAGGAGCCGCTGCGGGGCTGGCTGGAGCCGGCGGTGCCGGTGGAGGTTGTCAGGCAGGAGGACGTCGCCGTCGCCGAGCCGGAGGAGTCGCCGAAGGAGTCTCCCGCGCCGCCGGAGGCCTCGTCGTCGTTCGCACGGTCCGAGCGTGTGGATGATCGTTTCACCGGCTCGTTACGGTCTGAGCGTACGGATGATCGTTTCACCGGCTCGCTGCGGTCCGAGCGTACGGATGATCGTTTCACCGGCTCGCTGCGGGACGACCTGGCGGCCGAGGAGCGCAAGCCGTACGAGCCGGGCCCGGCTGCGGTCCCCACGCCCGAGCAGGCAGCGGCACCAGAGCCCGCTGTAGCCCCCGACCCGGCACCGGAACGGGAACGTCCCGCCGCCTCCGCCTATCCCCCCGCCTCCGCTCGTCCCGCCGCTCCGCCTCGCTCTACGGCCGAGGCCGCTCCGGTCATCCCGGATGGCCCGGTTGCTCCGGCCGTTCCGGAGAGGGACGCCTTCGCGGAGCGGGAGGCGTACCAGTCGCCGCGGCGGCCCGCTCCGCCCGTCTCCGCGTTCAGCTCGCCGGCGCGCGCCACGGGTCCCAGGACGGCGGGATCCAAGCCGAACGCCGACAGCCTCGACCCGGTCGTCCTCCTGCGCGGACGTAGGAACGCTCCCGCGGCGGGCTGGCGGCGGCTGGTCTACAAGGCCTCCGCCGGGCTGATCAAGCCGGGCGAGGCCCCGGAGGTGCGGCGCCGCCGCGAGCTCGTCCAGCGCGCCCGCACGCCCGTCGCCACGGGGCATCACCGGGTCGCGGTGCTCAGCCTCAAGGGCGGGGTGGGCAAGACCACGACGACCGTCGGCCTGGGCGCCACGCTCGCGCAGGTGCGCGGTGACCGCGTCATCGCCGTCGACGCCAACCCGGACCGTGGAACGCTCTCCGACAAGGTGGAGCTGGAAACGTCGGCGACCGTACGTGACCTGCTGAACGAGCGGGCCCAGATCAAGCGGTACGTGGACATCCGGGCCTTCACCTCGCAGACCACCTCGCGGCTGGAGATCCTGGCGTCCGACCGCGACCCGTCGGTGTCGGAGGCCTTCAGCGCCAAGGACTACCACTCGGTGGCGCAGGTGCTGGAGAACTTCTACTCCATCTGCATCACCGACTGCGGCACGGGGCTCCTGCACTCGGCCATGTCGGGCGTGCTGGGTATGGCCGACCAGATCGTTCTGGTCAGCTCGCCCTCGGTGGACGGCGCCCGCGCGGCCTCGGCCACATTGGACTGGCTTGAGGCACATCACTACGGCGACCTCGTCCGGTCCGCCACCGTGGTGCTCTGCAGCGTACGGCCACGGTCGAAGTCGACGGTCGACCTCGACAAGCTGGAGGCCCACTTCGCCGCTCGCTGCCGTACGGTCGTCCGCGTGCCGTACGACCCGCACCTGGAGGAGGGCGCGGAGATCGACCTGGACCGGCTCCAGCAGGCCACCCAGGACGCCTACCTCCGCCTGGCCGCCTCCGTCGGTGACGGCTTCGCCGGCCCGCAGGCACTCGCGGAGCGCAAGTTCTCCGAGATCCCGGACCACCTGTAG
- a CDS encoding HD domain-containing protein: protein MSETIAGVAVPDSTLATEATELVREAAPPLLYHHSRRVFLFGSLRGRRLGLRADPELLYVGAMFHDLGLTERYRRTDQRFEIDGADEARRFLASHGVPEDDVRKVWEGIALHTTPEIPYRLEPEVALVTAGVEADVLGIGYADLAPEDIAAVIAAHPRPGFKRQILAAFTEGFKDRPDTTFGTVNADVLEHFVPGFRRIDFVEVIESSAWPE from the coding sequence ATGAGCGAGACCATCGCCGGAGTCGCCGTTCCCGACTCGACGCTCGCCACCGAGGCGACCGAGCTGGTGCGGGAGGCGGCGCCCCCGCTCCTCTACCACCACTCGCGCCGGGTGTTCCTGTTCGGGTCGTTGCGGGGCCGGCGGCTTGGGCTGCGGGCCGATCCCGAGCTGCTCTACGTCGGGGCGATGTTCCACGACCTCGGGCTCACCGAGCGATATCGGCGTACGGACCAGCGGTTCGAGATCGACGGCGCCGACGAGGCGCGCCGGTTCCTTGCCTCCCACGGCGTGCCCGAGGACGACGTACGCAAGGTGTGGGAGGGCATCGCCCTGCATACCACACCGGAGATTCCTTACCGGCTGGAGCCCGAGGTGGCCCTGGTGACCGCCGGGGTGGAGGCCGACGTGCTCGGCATCGGGTACGCCGACCTGGCCCCCGAGGACATCGCCGCGGTCATCGCGGCCCATCCGCGTCCCGGCTTCAAGCGGCAGATCCTGGCGGCGTTCACCGAGGGGTTCAAGGATCGTCCCGACACCACGTTCGGCACCGTCAACGCCGACGTGCTGGAGCACTTCGTGCCCGGGTTCCGGCGCATCGACTTCGTCGAGGTGATCGAGAGCTCCGCCTGGCCCGAGTAA